The Diospyros lotus cultivar Yz01 chromosome 11, ASM1463336v1, whole genome shotgun sequence region gataaaataattaataatgaattctagatttaaaaatttaaatagattatCACTAATGAGATGATACCTgccatgtgtgtatatatatatgtataataataaaaaaattaattaaaaattcactttTAAAGGAGAACACTTAGCTGTTGAAGTTTTATttcgtttttaaataaaaataaaatttaacataattttcttaCTATcactaaattataataatattattattacgtCAACGTTTTAATACGGTAGGAAGGAGCGGGACAGTAACAGTTACATCTCAAATTTGTCGCCCTCTCTCGGCCCCGCGGTTCAGCAGCTTCACCCATCATCTGCccaccgcccccccccccccccccccccccccccccccccctctcctctccctctccccaTTGGGAGCCTCAGTTTCTGCGCTGTAAGGATTTTAGAGCCCGAATTTCGCGGGAGAATCGTGGAGCAGAGAGAGAAGTGGCCGACCGAGCAGCTCCGTCGCTCTCGCTTTCACCGCATGTGactcccatctctctctctctctctcctctattttctttctttctttcttcttcacgagcactctttctctcttcgGGATTTTGATACTTGCTGGTTTTCTATCTGCTTCGGCTGTAATCAATCTTTCACGAAAGACGCTGGTGGTTGCCCTGCCGCGGCTTGATTTACTGTTACTCGCTTCTTTTCTGGACGGGACTCCTTCGATCTGGTGCTTGCTCGTCGTCGATCGCAATGCCCGGCGGTGGCCAGTTGATCTCAGTTCAACCTGAAGAGCTCAAGTTCCAATGTAAGCGCGCTTTTTTTTTGGCGTTTAAGGTGGTTGTTGTTTTGTCCAAATGATCTTGGTTCTGCCAGATTTACcgaattaactaaaaatattttggcgGACGGGCTTAAATTGCTTGTAGTTGTTGGTTTTGGGTTCAGCTTAGGAAATGCTTTTATTAGCCTCAGGGATTAGGGATTAGGAAACTACAGTGATTGGTGTTGAATGTGGATCTCTTGGCCATAGACTTCCAGTGAAGTATTCTCTCCTTATTTTTGCCAGCTTGTTATGCGGAGGAACTACCTTACGATCCTCGGATGGCATCCTGGCAGCGCAGAACAGGCCATGATAACATTTATGATTGGACACCAATTGAAGGAGGATAGATTACTTGGTTGAAGTAATTTAAGTTGGATTGTGGCAGTCATATctcaaatatatacaaatacttTGGGTTCACAAAAAGTATGCAAAGGACTATGATTTACCGaatgtatgtttatatatatctcCAAATTACTGCAGAATGGGAGAAAATCATGCGTGCAGTGTCCTAAATGGTTCAGAGAAGGCAATTATTTAGTAGCATTTGAGATAGTGAAATAAGAAACACATACACAGCTATACAGGCCAATGATACATAACATATGCAtccacactcacacacacacacacatatatatgtatgtatcagAATATATGCTGGAAGCGGTTAATAATGCAATGGACTTTGTTCtcttaatcaaaaaatatttcacttGGCTATTTTTCAAGTGGGTTGCTGGTGTAGATGAAGCCCACAAGTCTAGAATGACCAATCCAAATTCTGGATAATTTAAagtggaaaaaatattttattcagcTATACTTGGAGAGATGATAGCTTGTCTATACTTGTTCtttttaatgtgaaaaaatattttattcagcTAATGAGGCATTGTCTTATATTCTGTTTATAAAACCAATTGAGTAATGAAGAGCACTTTTAACTCTCTCATCATTGCCAATTTGGTTTATGCTTGCTAAATCCCTAATGCAAGCTGCTTATCTATTTGAGGAGGTTGGTGACACATTGTAAATGGAGAAGTAAGAtcttcataattttcatttgCATGGAGATGGCTGATAATTGGATTGGCTCCTCACAGGTATCATATTCTGCTTCGGGGAAAGGAAAAAGGTTGAAGAAAAACATATTAGGGTAAATTCTAAAGGATATATATTGCAAATTTGTGGTAATGATAAATATAGCTGTAGATAAGAAAATTGCTGTATCAAGGTCAAAACTAATTGCTTATGCCTTTTTCTTTAGTAATGGATGTAGGCTAACAGATTCTGTCCTAGATGTGGTTTGCTAAGTCCATTTCTCGGTGATGAAATCTTTTAAGTAGTTGATTTAACTCAAGCAGGGACTGAGCTTATTAAGAGGTTCCAATACAATTAAAGCTAAATTCAGATATAGTGAATGAAGCACTTAGCAGTTCTGTCTTTCCTGAATATGGTGAATTGGTGATGATAAAGCCTAAGAGATGCTTTTGTTCACAAAGATGTGAGATCTAGAATTcataaagcaaatcagaatgcATATGGTGGATTGGTTCTACAATAGAATGCTATCCACGTAAATCTAGGGAGGGAGGGGGAGAGGTCACCGCCCCTTTTCAACAAACTCATGTAGCATCATGTGACATGCAAAAAAAGAAGCATATAAAAGGCAGTAAATCATGGATGAGATGGACTAGTTGTAAGATATAGACAAATTGGAAATTAAGATATTGTTGAAGACTTGAAGTTGAAAGTAACAGCAATTTTAGCTAAAGTGGAACAATTCTATGATGGTTTTGTCTAATTAATAAAAGCTGTAACTTCCCCTGTAACAACCATTGGCACGATATTATGATCCATGTTGAAACCAGAATGTGTGGAAGTGTTCAAAACAGGAAAGAgaaatctaaattttttgagTGAAAGGTTGGATCTAAAGGGAAAGGGTCTATAGAATGTCATTTAGCTGAAATTATCACCAAATGGCAGCAAAAACAGGATTATTAATATCAGTTTTCAACTAGATCATTGTTGGATTAAATTTGAACTATCCAATTGGTAAATGTTAATTAGATCCAGAATTAGAAAAATCTGTTTTAtctgagcaaaaaaaaaaaaaaaagaataaatgaaaatatggtTTACATGTATGGTCATCATTAATATGTACCTCTCTTGGTCTATGCACACCTAGGATTGCTGAGCATGTTTGAATGATTGAAAGACTTGCAACCACAAAACAAATAGTGAGAAAATTCTGTGGATAATTGAAAACAATTCTATAggttatatttattgtattagaAATTAGCCAATTCCAAGTTCAATTCacagaaaatattttcctcTGCCTGTATATTGGGCTGCATTCAGGTTGCTGCCTATACATACTTCAAATGGCTCTGTGAATTGAACTACTTGTAAAATATGTTTTGCATCTTAGAAGTACTGTgctttcttttctaaaattacaattattattcATATAGGTAAGAAAGATCTCATGGACTTGTAATGATTCATGTGATCAGTTGAGCTGGAGAAACAAAGTTATTGCTTTCTTAAAGTTGCAAACAAAACAGAGCATTAATTTTTATGCATGTTTAACAAAATACTATAGCTTTACAACTAATGAgcaaactaataaaaatattccaCCCTGACAGTCCACACTGAAACTTGGTGAGCATGACAATTTTGGCAGAGTGAAACTTGCTCCTGTCAGGAATGAGTTCTGTCCAGTTAAAAATCTTACACTGGAAAGTAATGTTGACATGGAAAAATTTGTAGCAGTTTCTTAAATAGTTTCAAAACcattagtgtttttttttttttttgttgtaaaaacGAATTTACTTAAAATGGCTCTGTGAATTGAACTACTTGTAAAAATCtgttttgcatctcaaaaatattgtgctttcttttctaaaattacaattattattcATATAGATAAGAAAGATCTCATGGACTTGTGATGATTCTTGTGATCAGTTGAGCTGGAGAAACAAAGTTATTGCGATCTTAAAGTTGCAAACAGCACAGAACATTATGTTGCCTTCAAGGTACTTTCTGGTACTAAAACAGTATGCAAATTTTCTAGTTCATGAATACTTGTTTTTGCTGCTACTTTAATATTCTGttaagtatatgtatatttgtcTTGATTCCTTTTCATTGCCAGGTGAAAACCACCTCTCCAAAGAAATATTTCGTACGACCAAACACTGGTGTTATACAACCATGGGATTCGTGCCTTATAAGAGGTGTTAATctttatttgtctttgtttggaAATAAATATACCTTTAGATATGACTCTTCCCCAAATGCAGTAGTTGTAAATTCTTTAAAACTATTTGAGCATGAATGTGGCCtgaacacaaggagttatataTGTGGTTAATATTTCTGTATgtatattttaacttttgtaCAGCATGAATGCCAAAGATTAGAAGATAGAACAAACATTATCATGTTACAAAAGAAAACTCTCCCATTAGTCTCGTTTGAATACAAAATTGTTCTTTATTGTATCAAAAAGGGCTGCTGTTAACCTATATTGTACTTGTGATAAACACACATGCTCGGGAAAAGGTTAGTGCTACTAACCAAAAGTAACAAATTTGCCAAACCCAGACACAATTACAATATTTCAGCATGTATGAAGATGCATGAATATTGCCATGTCCATGATGAACATTTGCCTAAAGGAGTGTTAATCCTTCATGGTTTGACAAGAAATTGGCGTGTTCCATGTGATCTCCTGGATCAGGGTGTTGATTTCTTCCATTTAATGCCTACTTCACTGGATTTGACCGTTTAATGCAGTTTATTCTGCTGTACACTCCTTTTCTGTTAGATATTTCTTAAGATACTATCATTTCAAAAAGATGGTTTCAACTTGCTGCTGTGTCTGTAGTTACCCTTCAAGCTCAAAAAGAATACCCTCCAGATATGCTATGCAAAGATAAATTTCTCTTACAGAGCACAATTGTATCTTCAGATGCTGATGCTGATGAGCTTCCACAAGATACTGTAAGAATCTTTACCTGGAGAACTATCactacattttctttcttgatgGCTTGATTAAACCAAtttgaaaggaaaatgaagagcATGTCATGCCAAATGATGGTATTGTTGTGTGTCCAGTTTAATAAAGACAGCGGAAAAACAATAGAGGAATGCAAGCTTAGGGTTGTCTATGTCTCTCCTCAAGCTGCTGATGGAAACTCAGAAGATGAAGTGTTAAAGGGCTCTAAATGGAGTTTTGATGATAACTCTGTAAGTTCTGTGATTTATCTTTTTGTCTGATGGGGTGTTTCTCCACATTTTTCTGTGGAGTTGTTTTTCTTCTCCTCATGTTTTAAAGTGTTTCCACTGGATTTGGTTTGCCTCTTTCATACTTTTGGTGATGGCCACTGTTAAGCACATTTTTCCAAAATATGTTAAAGTAATGAACCAtttgacatttaattttttgttataccTGAAAACTATTATTTAAAAGTTTGTTTTCTTAGctcttgtttattttattttattgtagtCTCAAGCTCTGATAATGTGCAATAGTAGTAAAATTTAGCAAACCCTcagaaataattatatatacttcTCATTATGCAAATCTTGATACATTATGTATGTCTTCCCCCTCCGCCCTGGTTTATGGGTGGGCTTGACAATTGGCCTGGATGGGATTGTACTTAGATGGCCCCAACATGTGGGAAACTCAAATATTGCTTCTTTTTAGGCTGTTTCAGAACCTTCTGGGTCAAACAAAGCATACTAGGTGCATTTCTTAGTTCTACAGCTTAAACAATTATCCTTTTTGTGTTGTTACAAAGCATAGCCTTCAACTGTCATTTCAAAGGCTTCATGTGGTTGTCAGATTCTTACATGTTCACCTGTTACATAGAACTTATAGTAAACCTTTACCTGAGGTAACTAAAGGTTGGAACCTATACTTGTTTGGCTCTCACTCAGGTGTTAGTTTGCGTGATTTCAATTTGCCAAACTTGTGAAGAAAGCTATGCCTCATTGTATATGCAAAAACCTTGTAATCTTGTAATAGAATAACTTTGTGTAATGAACACATTACTGTATCATTTCATTGTGCAACTTGTAGGTGTGGTCCTCAATTTAGTAGTGTGCGAACAGCcccttgtgtgtgtgtgtgctgggGAAGAGGAAAGGGGAAGGTTGCATAGAAATACGATTCTCTCCCGACCCGCGAAAAAGGGAGCCTCGTACGCTAGGGATGCCCTTACTGACTTTTCAGTAAGGTACATTTCATTTGTGtcagaatttaatattttcaatttctttatgCTGAATCAGGATTTGCAGCGCCTCAAGGAAGAGAGGGAGGCAGCTGTTAGACAGACACTGCAACTAGAGCAGGAACTGGTTAGACTCCTCCTCTTCTTTTCATCTGCCATGCATGTTTTGCTAGTGTTAAATAGAGTTGGATTGAAAAATCTCTTAAGACTGTCAACTGACTAATGGAACCAAAAGTGCATTAATGTTTGTTTGCTAAGAAAATGTTAAAACGGGGTATGTTCTTGGCTAAAATGGAAGACCCTGACCACATAATTTATACTACTACTTTGTTGACAGGAAGTGCTAAATAGACAAAGAAACCGGAAAACTGACCACCCTGGCTTCTCTTTCAAATTTGCACTTCTTGTTGGGATCATCGGAATCATGGTGGGCTTGCTTTTAAACTTTGCATTGTCTTCACCTAATCCAACAGAATAATAATTTTGACACCAGTTATTAGAAGAGGAGGTTTAGTGCCTATTTCATtgtatatttttcttatgttaTATGCTTGGGAACACTTTTTGGCATTCTGTTTTGCTTTCCCTTTCCATTTGTAAATTGATGGTCACATAATTGTTCCTTTGAGGAGGAGTATGGTTTGAGTAAATCTTGATCTGCTTGGTGTTGTTGTTGCACCTTGATTCTGATGCCAATGAGTTAAATTACTTTTCCCCTCCTATGTATGAATgttttcgatcttcttttttccttaagCTTAAATGGGAAATTTGGCTGATCATGGAGACATGCTGTTTTCTGATAACTAAGGAAAGGAAGTGAACATGATTGAGACCATTTAAGACATTAGAGAAAATTTGGGATGGTGGTCATGATCTGTTTTCAGTTCTTAAATATGTGGATGAGGATGTGGATGTGGATGTATGGTAAGTGATTAtccaaataactaaaaaaagtAGAAAAGTTGCCTTGGAATTAATGGAAGGCCTAATTCCCAGCATTAATttctaaatcagattaataATAGAATTGGTGTATGGATATCTGATTATCATATGCTGCTAAGATACTGCAACACCCCAATCACTTATATTCACCAcaatattatcttaatttataaattatttttaaatttactctaAAAATCTAAATCCCCTaacaaataacatatatatatatatatttttaacatctgcacattttttttttgttaacgcaCCATCACGAGCGTCCTCCGCTGTTCGGCCTCAGGAATTAACAGGAGATGTAAATCAGAGGATTCAGCGGTCAGTTCAATCTCTAGTCCTGTGGCAAACGTGAGGGTGACAAacgatttttaattttcaagattGCTATAACGGTTGAACGTCCCCCCTAATTAGAGTTCAAACACTAAACTTGAAGGCCCAAAGAGCAACACCCTAGAGTGTACTTCATTTGCCAGCGGAATTATGCCCTCAGGGCTTAACATTCGGACATtgaagaatataaatattaaatacttATAACATcatgttattaaaatattaaaataatttaatataattaattattctattatataagtaaattcCTACTTTGATATCAGGTTTAAGTCTTATTTAGTGttggataatattttaaaaaattttaatcctaattttatattgaatctctaataaaaagatctaaaactcaaatttttaacgTTTTaactttatataataaaattaaaaaaatgctaTTGATTTTTGAAACATAACACCTATTtagttaaaaactaaaaatactcTCTATAATTAAATAGATggttaaattttctaaaatactcttcttattttttgaattttttttcttaaaaaaagcAGCAACAACCACCATCAAGTTGTTGCTTAATTGTGGAGGAGTGAATTTTCATGATTATATCTTAATTCCTTattatatattcaaattaatggtgttgtattaattttgataatattttaatgatgatcattatttttacaaaattttaataaaagagtcttgaaatatttttttcaaagttaaatattaaaatctttTATTAAACCTGTAGATCAT contains the following coding sequences:
- the LOC127813776 gene encoding vesicle-associated protein 2-1, with the translated sequence MPGGGQLISVQPEELKFQFELEKQSYCDLKVANSTEHYVAFKVKTTSPKKYFVRPNTGVIQPWDSCLIRVTLQAQKEYPPDMLCKDKFLLQSTIVSSDADADELPQDTFNKDSGKTIEECKLRVVYVSPQAADGNSEDEVLKGSKWSFDDNSDLQRLKEEREAAVRQTLQLEQELEVLNRQRNRKTDHPGFSFKFALLVGIIGIMVGLLLNFALSSPNPTE